A single genomic interval of Macadamia integrifolia cultivar HAES 741 chromosome 6, SCU_Mint_v3, whole genome shotgun sequence harbors:
- the LOC122080834 gene encoding non-specific lipid-transfer protein 1-like isoform X1, with protein sequence MANSGVMKLVCLVLACMVVAAPLAEAAITCGQVVSKLAPCLTYLRSGGAVPGTCCNAVKNLNNSAKTTPDRQTACGCLKNAYNSISGINAAYAGGLPAKCGVNLPYKISPSINCATVR encoded by the exons ATGGCCAATTCCGGTGTTATGAAGCTTGTGTGCCTTGTTCTGGCCTGTATGGTTGTGGCAGCTCCTCTTGCCGAAGCTGCCATCACATGTGGGCAGGTGGTGTCCAAGTTGGCTCCATGCCTCACTTACCTTCGCAGTGGTGGCGCGGTGCCTGGGACTTGCTGCAATGCCGTGAAAAACCTCAACAACTCCGCTAAAACCACTCCTGACCGTCAGACAGCTTGTGGTTGCCTCAAAAACGCCTACAATTCCATTTCCGGCATCAACGCCGCCTATGCTGGTGGTCTTCCTGCCAAATGTGGTGTCAACCTTCCCTACAAGATCAGCCCCTCCATCAACTGCGCCAC GGTGAGGTGA
- the LOC122080834 gene encoding non-specific lipid-transfer protein 1-like isoform X3 — protein sequence MANSGVMKLVCLVLACMVVAAPDAVDALTCGQVVSKLAPCLTYLRRGGSVPVTCCIAVRSLNAAAKTTPERRTTCGCLKNAYKSVRGINVAIVGGLPGKCGVNPPYKISPSIDCSKVR from the exons ATGGCCAATTCCGGTGTTATGAAGCTTGTGTGCCTTGTTCTGGCCTGTATGGTTGTGGCTGCTCCTGATGCCGTAGATGCTCTCACATGCGGGCAGGTGGTGTCAAAGTTGGCTCCATGCCTCACTTACCTTCGCAGGGGCGGCTCGGTGCCTGTGACTTGCTGCATTGCCGTGAGATCCCTCAACGCCGCCGCTAAAACCACTCCTGAACGTCGGACCACTTGTGGGTGCCTCAAAAACGCCTATAAATCCGTTCGTGGCATCAACGTCGCCATTGTTGGTGGTCTTCCTGGCAAATGTGGTGTCAACCCTCCCTACAAGATCAGCCCCTCCATCGACTGCTCCAA GGTGAGGTGA
- the LOC122080981 gene encoding MACPF domain-containing protein At4g24290-like — translation MSELLNQKSSIQGKVPSGYFNSIFELSGAWLHDATDTKYLAFDGYFVSLYYLHLTASPLLLQEKVKKAVPSIWDPASLSRFIQTYGTHIIVGMGVGGQDLVCVRQKPFSSVPPADLKGYLEDLGDRLFSDGRRSLPLWKTRDSKQKVPEVFYRILHSNTMPLTSISESSSKDGLTIISSKRGGNAFLHSHHDWLQSVPSNPDVILFKFVPITSLLTGIPGSGYLSHAINLYLRYKPTPDDLRYFLEFQVPLQYAPMFSELPLGHQRRKVSGPALQFRIMGPKLRVSSAQVSTDRKPVTGLRLYLEGEKCNRIALHLQHLSSVPNIIESLWAASSTSRPSEWRGSDDYEIGSQYLEPVKWRRYSNICTLAVEHDPKWLQGENDGVFVVTGGQLVTRGKWPRTVLHLRLLFTHLPNCSIRSTEWATVPAVSQKSGFLANLSTTFLQREVAGRPKQVPAALNSGVYPDGPPLPTNARRLLRYIETGEVVRGPHDNPGHWLVTAAKLAIEGHKIALQTKFALLNYPS, via the exons ATGTCAGAGTTGCTCAATCAGAAATCTTCAATACAAGGGAAGGTTCCTTCAGGAtattttaattctatttttgaGTTAAGTGGAGCCTGGTTGCATGATGCCACGGACACTAAATATCTTGCTTTTGACGGATACTTTGTTTCATTGTACTATTTGCACCTAACGGCATCTCCATTACTTCTCCAAGAGAAAGTGAAGAAGGCTGTCCCATCTATCTGGGACCCAGCATCATTATCTAG GTTCATCCAGACATATGGGACACACATAATTGTCGGAATGGGGGTTGGAGGTCAGGATCTTGTTTGTGTTAGACAAAAACCCTTTTCATCAGTTCCTCCTGCTGATCTCAAAGGATATTTGGAGGATCTTGGGGATCGCCTGTTTTCAGATGGAAGGAGGTCCTTGCCACTATGGAAAACTAGAGATTCCAAGCAAaag GTTCCGGAGGTCTTCTACCGTATCTTGCATTCCAATACCATGCCGTTGACCAGCATTTCAGAATCATCAAGCAAGGAT GGCCTCACCATCATTAGCTCCAAAAGGGGAGGGAATGCATTTTTGCATAGCCACCACGACTGGCTCCAGTCGGTTCCTTCTAACCCTGATGTTATACTCTTCAAGTTTGTACCTATTACTTCTCTTCTTACTGGGATTCCAGGCAGTGGCTATCTAAGTCATGCAATCAATCTCTATCTTCGCT ATAAACCTACACCAGATGATTTACGGTACTTTTTGGAGTTTCAAGTTCCTCTTCAATATGCACCTATGTTTTCTGAGCTGCCTCTTGGGCATCAAAGAAGAAAGGTTTCTGGTCCTGCCTTGCAGTTTCGAATCATGGGTCCCAAGCTTCGTGTGAGCTCTGCCCAG GTGTCAACTGATCGGAAGCCAGTGACTGGTTTGCGCTTGTATTTAGAAGGGGAGAAATGCAACCGAATAGCCTTACATTTACAGCATTTGTCCAGTGTTCCAAATATTATAGAATCTTTGTGGGCAGCTTCCTCCACATCAAGGCCATCGGAGTGGAGAGGGTCTGATGACTATGAGATTGGCAGCCAATACTTGGAGCCAGTCAAATGGAGGAGATACTCAAACATATGCACACTGGCAGTCGAGCACGACCCTAAATGGTTACAGGGTGAAAATGATGGTGTTTTTGTTGTAACAGGAGGCCAGCTAGTCACAAGGGGGAAGTGGCCAAGGACAGTGCTTCATCTTCGTCTACTTTTTACCCACCTGCCCAACTGCAGCATCAGGAGTACAGAGTGGGCTACTGTACCAGCTGTTTCTCAGAAGTCAGGCTTCCTTGCAAACCTGAGTACGACCTTCCTGCAACGTGAAGTGGCTGGTCGCCCAAAGCAAGTTCCAGCTGCACTGAACTCAGGTGTATACCCAGATGGTCCACCATTGCCCACTAATGCTCGCAGGCTATTACGGTACATCGAGACAGGAGAGGTGGTGCGTGGTCCTCATGATAATCCGGGACATTGGCTGGTAACAGCTGCGAAGCTTGCAATTGAAGGTCACAAGATTGCTTTGCAAACTAAGTTTGCCTTGTTAAATTATCCCTCATGA
- the LOC122082174 gene encoding uncharacterized protein LOC122082174: protein MGNLRGLFIFSRICEKIALICEWIQVAQSKQKSYADNRRRDLELEKGDLVFLRVAPMKGVMRFEKKGKFNPRYIRLFEILERVGNLAYRLILPPAMKNIHNTFHVSMLKKFVHDPSHILSNEPLDLKVNMTYEESPIQILDRKDQVLRNPSIPLVKVLWKNHTIEEASWE, encoded by the coding sequence ATGGGTAATCTGAGAGGACTATTCATATTCTCAAGGATATGTGAGAAGATAGCTTTGATTTGTGAATGGATCCAAGTTGCACAAAGTaaacaaaagagctatgcagataatAGGAGAAGGGACCTTGAATTGGAGAAAGGTGACTTGGTGTTTCTTCGTGTGGCACCCATGAAAGGTGTGATGAGGTTTGAAAAGAAGGGCAAGTTCAACCCTAGGTACATTAGACTGTTTGAGATTCTAGAACGAGTCGGTAACCTAGCTTACAGGTTGATTCTCCCACCTGCTATGAAGAATATTCACAACACCTTCCACGTATCAATGCTAAAGAAATTTGTTCATGATCCTTCACACATATTGAGCAATGAACCACTCGATCTAAAAGTGAATATGACCTATGAAGAGAGTCCAATTCAAATTCTTGATCGGAAGGATCAAGTGCTTCGCAATCCATCGATACCTCTAGTCAAGGTGCTTTGGAAAAATCATACAAtcgaagaagcatcttgggaatgA